The genomic window TCGGCGTCGGGCATCGAGGGGTTACCGGTGGTGGTGGGCCACAGCATGGGCGGCATCGTGGCGTTCGTGGCGGCGCATCTGTACGGGGATCGGTTGGCCGGTGTGCAGATCGTGGATTCGCCGATCCGTCAGCGCACTCCCGAGGAAGATGCCGCACGCCGGAAGGCGGCGTTCGGCCCGAAGAAGGTGTATCCGGCGCGGGCGGAGGCGCTCGCCCGGTTCCGGTTCGTGCCACCGCAGGAGGCGGCGGTGCCGTGTGTGCGTGAGCATGTCGCCGAGACGTCGCTGGCGGCCGTCGACGGCGGCTGGTCGTGGAAGTTCGATCCCGCGATGTTCACGCGTACCGGCGGGGACACGCTCGAGGTGGCGCGGCCGCGCTGCCCGATCGCCTACTTCCGCGCACAGCACGGCATCGTCTCCGACGAGCTGATGGCGCAGATGCGGGAGCGGTTCGGCCCGTCGGCGATCGTCACCGAGATCCCCGACGCCGGCCATCACACGATGATCGACCGGCCCCTTGCCCTGGTCACCGGTATCAGGACCGTCCTCGCTGCCTGGGCGACCGTGCCCTGACCGCGTTGTGCGCACTTGTCGCGTCTCCGACGACCGGAATCCGGCGACAAGTGCGCACAATGCGAGATCAGGGGGAGGGCTCGGTGAGCGTGATCGCGCGCGTGAGTGCCGCTGCCGAGAACTGTGTGAACTCGTCGGAGTCGAGGTAGGGCGCCCAGTCGTTGACGATGCTGGCGGCGACGCCCTGCATGCCGGACAGCAGGAAGGGTAGTACCGCGGCCTCCTCGCGCAGGACACGTCCCTCCTTCACCGCGGCCTCGGTGACTGCTTCGAGCACGGCCTCGTCGTAGCGGTTTCCCGAATCGTGTACTGCGCGAAGCGATTCGCGCTCCGTATCCGCGGTCTGCTCGGCGTCGCGCCAGATCTGGGACATGCGGCCGAGTCGACCCCACCGGCGGGCGGACTCGTCGATGATGGCGGCGATCAGCGCGGCCACGCCACGGTCACGGGGCAGCGCGTCGACGGCCCGCGTCGACTCGGCGATGCTCTCTTCGAGGAGGGCCATGAAGATGTCCTGCTTGTCGGCGAAGTACTGGTAGATGAGTCCCGTACTCGTGCCGGCGCGTTGTGCGACGGACCGGATCGTCAGTGCCGAGTAGCCGCCCTCGTCCAGTAGTGCCGCCGCGGCATCCAGCGTCCGGCGGCGCCGGGCTTCCGCATCGCCGTAGATCGACCCTCCGCGCGATTCACTCACCGCAACACCCTAGCCGTGCCCCGGTCTCGCGACCAAGAATGAACAATGTTCGTTTTGGGATTGAACATGGTTCATTCTGTGGCTACAGTCACTCTCATGACTGCTCGTGCCGTGACCCCCATCACTTCCGATCCCGCCTTCCGGACGGAGGTGGATGCGCGATCGGCGGTCGAAATTGCTACGGAGGCAGGAAAACTACTGCTCGGACTGCGCGAGCGTCCGACGGTGCCCGGTGTCGAGGCGGCGGAGATCCGCTCGGCAGGTGACCGGCTGAGTCACGAGTTCATTGCCGGTGCGCTGCAGGAGCGCTTCCCACACGATGCGGTGCTGTCCGAGGAGGGCGCGGACGACCGGACGCGACTCGGGGCGGACCGGGTGTGGATCGTCGACCCGCTCGACGGCACCCGGGAGTTCGGGGAACCCGACCGCGTCGACTGGGCCGTGCACGTCGCCCTCGTCGAACGCGGTGTGCTCACCGTCGGTGCCGTCGCGATGCCGGCCACCGGCGTCACGTACTCGACGCTGGACGGCCCGGTCGACCTGCCGCCGCTGCGCGACGTACCGCGCGTCGTCGTCAGCCGCACCAGACGCCCGGAACCGGTGACGGCGCTGGCTACCGCTCTGGACGCGGAACTGGTCGAGATGGGGTCGGCCGGTGCCAAGGCGATGGCGGTGGTTCGCGGCGACGTCGACATCTACGCCCATGCCGGTGGCCAGTACGAGTGGGATTCGGCGGCGCCGGTCGCCGTCGCACATGCTGCAGGACTTCATGTTTCACGTATCGACGGGTCCGAACTCGTCTACAACCAGGAGAACCCCTGGTTGCCCGATCTACTGATCTGCCGCCCCGAGTGGGCGGGCAGAGCACTGGAGGTACTTGCACGATGACCCGTGCGCTGACCCACCTCGAGAGACTCGAGGCCGAGAGCATCCACATCATGCGCGAGGCCGTCGCGGGGAGCGAGAACCCCGTGATGCTGTACTCGGTCGGCAAGGACAGTGCGGTGATGCTGCACCTTGCCCGCAAGGCGTTCTACCCGTCCCGCCTGCCCTTCCCCTTGCTGCACGTGGACACCACGTGGAAGTTCCGGGACATGTACAAGCTGCGTGACGAGTCCGCCGCCGCAGGCGATTTCGACCTGCTCGTCTACCGGAACCCGGAGTGCGTGGAGAAGGGCATCAACCCCTTCACACACGGCTCGTCGACACACACCGACATGTGGAAGACCGAGGGTCTCAAGCAGGCTCTCGACCTCTACAAGTTCGACGCCGCGTTCGGCGGTGCACGCCGTGACGAGGAGAAGTCCCGCGCGAAGGAACGTGTCTTCTCGGTGCGTTCGGCGGAGCACCGCTGGGATCCCAAACAGCAGCGTCCCGAACTGTGGCGGATGTACAACGTCCGGCGTTCTCCCGGCGAGACCTTGCGGGTGTTCCCGCTGTCGAACTGGACCGAACTCGACGTCTGGGAGTACATCCGGCAGGAGGACATTCCGATCGTCCCGCTCTACTTCGCTGCGAAGCGTCCCGTCGTGGAGCGGGACGGCACCCTCATCATGGTCGACGACGATCGAATGCCGTTGCGCCCCGGTGAAATTCCCGAGATGCGGAGCGTGCGTTTCCGGACGCTCGGCTGCTATCCGCTCACCGGTGCCGTCGAGTCCACCGCAACCACCCTCACCGACGTCATCCAGGAGATGCTGCTCACCACCACCTCGGAACGACAGGGCCGGGTGATCGACCACGACAGCAGCGCCTCGATGGAGAAGAAGAAGCAGGAAGGGTACTTCTGATGGCCCACGCGTCCAACCTCGTCGCCGACGACATCGAGCAGTACCTCGAACGGCACGCGACCAAGTCCATGCTGCGCTTCATCACGTGCGGCAGCGTCGACGACGGCAAGTCCACCCTGATCGGGCGTCTGCTGTACGAGTCCAAGCTGGTGTTCGAGGACCAGTTGAGCGCTCTCGAGAGCGATTCGAAGAAGGTCGGCACGCAAGGTGAGGGACTCGACTTCGCCCTCCTGGTCGACGGGCTCGCCGCCGAGCGTGAGCAGGGCATCACCATCGACGTCGCCTACCGCTACTTCACCACCGAGCGACGCAAATTCGTCGTCGCCGACACGCCCGGGCACGAGCAGTACACCCGCAACATGGTCACCGGTGCCTCGACCGCCGATCTCGCCGTGATCCTGGTCGATGCGCGCAAGGGCGTCCTCACGCAGACCCGCCGACACTCGTACCTGGTGTCGCTGCTCGGAATCCGGCACGTGGTCCTCGCCGTGAACAAGCTCGATCTCGTCGACTATTCGCAGGAGGTGTTCGAGCGCATCGCCGGCGAGTACGCGGAGTTCGCGGCCGAGATCGGGCTCGAGCACGTCGTGCCGATCCCGATGTCGGCGTACGTCGGGGACAACCTCACCGAGCGCAGCCCGAACACTCCGTGGTACACCGGGCCGACGCTGATCGATCACCTCGAGACGGTCGAGATCGAGGACGCGGTGCAGACCGCGCCCTTCCGGATGCCGGTGCAGTGGGTGAACCGTCCGGACCTCGACTTCCGCGGGTTCTCGGGTCAGATCGTGAGCGGTGTCGTGCGTCCCGGGGATCGTGTGCGCGCACTGCCGAGCGGTCGCGAATCCACCGTTCAGCGGATCGTGACGATGGACGGGGACCTCGACGAGGCGGTGGCCGGCCGATCGGTGACCATCACCCTCGCCGACGAGATCGACGTCAGCCGCGGCGACGTCCTCGCCGGTGCCGACGCCCTTCCCGGCGTGGCCGACCAGTTCGAAGCGCAGCTGGTGTGGATGGGCGAGCACGACATGCTGCCCGAACGTCCGTACATGTGTCAGATCGGCACGATGACCGTCCAGGCACGGATCACCCGGCCGAAGTACAAGGTCAACGTCAACACACTCGACCAGACCGCCACGAACACGTTGGCACTCAACGAGATCGGTGTCTGCAACATCAGTTTCGATCGGCCGGTGCCGTTCGACCCCTACGCGGACAACCGTGACACCGGCGGCTTCGTCCTCATCGACCGGTTGACCAACGCCACCGTCGGCGCGGGAATGATCGTGCACTCGCTGCGCCGGTCGGACAACATTCACTGGCAGTCCGTCGACGTGAACGCCGAGGCCCGTTCCTTGCTCAAGGGTCATCGGCCGCAGATCCTCTGGTTCACAGGGTTGTCGGGGTCGGGGAAGTCGACCGTCGCCAACGCACTCGAACGCCGGCTGTACGCCCTCGGATGCCACACCTACCTCCTCGACGGGGACAACGTGAGGCACGGTCTGGGGCGTGACCTCGGCTTCACCGAGGCGGACCGGGTGGAGAACATCCGGCGGGTCACCGAGGTCGCCCGATTGATGGCAGACGCCGGGTTGATCGTGTTGGCGTCGTTCATCTCCCCGTTCCGGGCCGAGCGCGAGGCCGCCCGGGAACTGATCGGGTCCGACCGCTTCTGCGAGGTGTTCGTCGACACACCGATCGAGGTGGCGGAGGAACGTGACCCCAAAGGGCTCTACCGGAAGGCCCGGCGCGGTGAACTCGCCAACTTCACCGGCGTCGACTCGCCCTACGAGGTGCCCACCTCGCCGGACGTCCGGATCGACACCACCGACCTGACAGCGGAACAGGCGGTAGACCGCCTCGTCGAGGTGCTCCGCGAACGCGGCGTCATCTCCTGATCCGGCCCGATTCAGCCCATCACACCCGAGGAGTGTCCCGAAGTGCCTACCCGAGACGAAATATGTTCGGTGATCGATTCGTACGTCAAGCATCTCGGCAATCACGATGTCGACGAACTGGTGGCGTTGTTCGCGGCCGACGCGGTCCAGCATGAGCCGCTGGGCGTCCGGACCTACCGCGGCATCGACGAGATCCGCGAGTTCGACATCGCGAACGCAAAGGTGGCGTTCACGGTGAGCCGTCACTCGCCGATCGTCGTCTCCGGCCGGTATGCCGCGATGCAGTTGCGCGTGCAGCGAGAGGGCATGCCCGACTTCCTTGCCAGCGATCTCTTCGAGTTCGACGACACCGGCAAGATCGTCTCGCTCAGCGTTGTTCTGGATCCCGAGGCGCAGGTATGACACTGGGACTGCAAGCACCGCAGGAGATGCCGGCGCTGCTCGACGGGAAGGTCGTGGTCGTCTCGGGTGTCGGGACGGGGCTCGGGCGCTCGGTGGCGGTCCGCGGCGCGCTGGCCGGCGCCCGGATCGTCCTCGCCGCGCGGACCGAGTCGCGGCTGACCGAGGTCGCCGAGGAGATCCGCGAACTGGGCGGAATCGCGGTGTCCGTGCCGACCGATCTCACCGACGATGCATCGGTGACGAACCTCGTCGACACGGCACTCGCGGAGTTCGGAGCGGTCGACGCGGTGGTGCACAACGCGTTCGTGCAGCCACCCCACGAGCGACTGCTCGACGCCGACTTCGATACGGTGCGGCAGGGTCTGGACATCAACCTGCTGGCAGCGCTCAACCTGACCCGGAAACTGGTGCCCGCGCTGGAGAAGTCGCAGGGGTCGGTCGTGATGATCAACTCGATGGTGCTTCGGAACCAGCTGCCGAACTTCGGGGCCTACCGGGTGCAGAAATCCGGGCTGCTGGCTCTCGCCCGCAGTCTCTCGGTGGAGATGGGCCCGATGGGTGTTCGGGTGAATTCGGTTGCACCGGGTTATATCTGGGCGGAACGGGTCCAGCGGATGGTGGAGAAGCAGGCCGATCAGCGCGGCGTCGAGCCGGCCGAGGTCTACGCCGAGATCGCGGCCGGCACCGATCTGCGGCGGCTGCCCGAACCCGACGACATCGCGAACGCGGTGCTGTTCCTCGCCTCCGACCTCGCTCGCGCGATCACAGGGCAGTGCTTGGACGTCAACTGCGGCCAGGCCCACCACTGATCCACTCTCACAAGGATGTAGGAATGACTCAGGATTACGACGGAATCGGTTCCATCGAGGACCTGCACGCGCAGGCGTGTGAAGAGACCGGTCTGGACGGTTTCGGTGGCGACGAGCATCTCGAGGGTTTGCGGGTTCTGTTGGCCTCGTTCGCGAACGAGGCCGACCTCACCCCGCAAGGGCGAGTGATCGCCCGGAAGATGATCGTGTCGGCGCTCAGAGGCAGGCTGATCAGCGAGGCTGCGTTCGCGCGTCACCCCGGGCATGTCGATGTTGCGATCGAGCGGCCGATCTTCATGTGCGGGCTGACCCGTACGGGCACCACCGCGCTCCATCGCCTCCTCAGCGCAGACCCTGCCAACCAGGGTGTCGAGATGTGGCTGGCCGAGGCGCCGCAGCCGCGTCCCGCCCGCGAGACCTGGTCCGAGAACCCCGATTTCCTCCGCTGCGATGCCTTCTACCGGGCGCGTCAGGCGAACGAGTCGGACCTGATGAAGGTGCACTTCATGGGCGCCGAGGAAGTCGAGGAATGCTGGCGACTGCTCCAGCAGACGATGCTGTCGACCTCGTTCGACACCATCGCGTACGTGCCGTCGTACACGGAATGGCTGGCGAAGCAGGACTGGACCGACACCTATGCCCGGTACAAGAAGAACCTGCAGCTCATCGGTATGAACGATCGTGATCGCCGCTGGGTGCTCAAGAGCCCGAGCCACGTCTTCGCGATCGACGACATCTTGAAGGTCTTCCCGGATGCGTTGTTCGTTCGTACCTTCCGTGACCCGCACACCTCGATGGCGTCGACCTTCAGCCTCGCCGAGCAGGGCGGGCACGGCATGTCGAAGGCCTTCGACCGCAAGACCATCGGACGGACCCAGCTGGATCTGTGGGCGCGGGGCAACGCGAACTTCCAGGAGGCTCGGGCTCGTCACAACCCCGAGCAGTTCATCGACATCGACTACCGGGACTTCGTGGCCGACCCGATCGGGACGGCCGAGAATGTCTACACCCAGTTCGCAATGCCGTTCTCCGACGAGGCGCGCCGGGCGATCGCGGATGCCCACGAGGCCAGCCTCGCCGACCACCGCCGCCCGTCGCACAAGTACTCGCTCGAAGACTTCGGAATCACCGCTGCTGAGGTCGACGCCAAGTTCGCCACCGTCTGACCCTTCACCTGGATAGGAATCCACAATGAACGCCACCTGGGAAAAGTTCTGCACCGACCTGCTCGACGTCGGGAACATTCTGTCGGACCCGATCGTGCCGCAGGATCCGCTGACGCAGGCCGAGGGTGCCCGCTACCTGTCACGCCTGTTGCGCTACTCGACGATCAACTGTGTCGAGTACACCGATCCGCGCTGGCCCCAGTTCACGTCGGCGCCGAACCCGAACATGATGACGAAGATCGGCGCCGACAACCCGGACAACATCTACATGCGCGCCAACATCTCCGGCAAGTACACGTACCGGATCACCGGCACGCGTGGGACCATCCCGCTGATCACGTTCGGTTCCCGCGTCAACCGGTACCACATCGACGGCACCATGCTGCAGACCGGTGACCTCCATATCCATGACCTCGAGATCGACCAGCACGGCCGCTTCGAGTTCATCGCCAGTGCAGACAAGCCGGCCGACGGCACCGCATGGCTGCCACTGGATCCCGAGAGCAACCTGATTTCTGTGCGACAGACCTACGCGGACCGCCGCAACGAGGTGCCCGGTGAGCTGTCGATCGAGTGCCTGAACCCGGACGGTGACTTCGTTCCGCTGACCGAGGAAGAACTCGGCGAACGTTTCGACCGTGCGATCGGCATGCTGAAGGGGTCGGCAGAGACGTTCCTCGAATGGTCGCGTGAGTTCATGCCGCAAGCCAACGAGATCTTCGACCGGGGCCAGGAGCAGTTCCAGAAGGCCGGCGGTGACCCGACGATCTTCTACTTCCACGGCTACTGGAAGCTCGCCGAGGACGAGGCGTGGGTGATCGAGACCGAGGTTCCGAACTGCGAGTACTACAACTTCGTGCTGCAGAACTTCTGGGTGGAATCCCTCGACTACAACCGGTCGAACATCTACATCAACAACCACACCGCCAAGCTCAACGACGACGGGACTCTCACGATCGTCGTCGCGGCCAAGGATCCCGGCTACGGGAACTGGATCAGCACCGACGGCCACGCAGAGGGCACGTGGGCGATGCGCTGGATCAAGGCCGACTCGCACCCGATCCCGACCGCCAAGGTCGTGAAGATCTGAGTCGCAGCGCCTTTCACACGGTCCGCCCGCGCCGCTCGTCGCGGGCGGACCGTGTTCATTCGCCGACCGACCCGAAAACGGAGGACAACGTGCACAATCCGGCCTTCCGGCCCTCTCGACCGCTGTGGGCCGGTATCACCGCGCTCGCCGTTCTGCTCGCCGGGTGCTCGTCCGGGAACTCCGACGCCACGACCGACGGGGCACACCAGCGACAGACGGGTTTCGTCGGCGAACAGACCGACGACGCCGAACCCGTCGCCGGTGGCTCGCTCACCTTCGGTTCCTATTCGCTTCCCACGGTCCTCGATCCCGCACGGACGCAGGCGACCGGATCCACGGGCGGCACCGAGATGGCAGCGGTCTACGACACCCTGGTCCGCCACGACTTCGAGAGCGGAACCTTCGTGCCGCAACTGGCGGAGTCGCTCGAGAGCGACGACAGCCTCGAGACCTACACCGTGACGCTGCGCCCCGGTACCCGGTTCAGCGACGGGAACGTCCTCGACGCCCACGCAGTGAAGTGGAGTATCGAACGGTTCGTTGCGGCGAAAGCCGATGCCTCCCAGACCTGGGCGAACATCGTCGACAGAATCGACACTCCGGACGAGCGGACCGTCGTCTTCTCGTTGAAACGGCCCTGGGGCGATTTCCCGGTGCTCCTCGGTACGGGGGCGGGAATGATCGTCGGAGCCGGATCGGAGAAGGACGGCACGTTCTCGCCGGTGGGGGCCGGGCCGTTCGCGGTGACGAAGTTCGCGCCCCGTGAAGAGTTGCTGCTCTCCGCCCGCTCCGATTACGTGGGCGGGAAGCCGGCGCTGGACACGGTGCGTTTCGTACCGACTGCCGGGGCGCAGGCGCAGTACGAGTCCATGCGCAGCGGCCAGCTCGACATGACGTTCATCCTCCGCGACGAACGAGTCATCGAACAGGCACTGGACGAGGGATACAGCGGCTTTCTCAGCCTCACCGGGCAGAACGGCATCGGTGTGATCAACAGCAGGCCGGGTCGACCGGGCGCGGATGTCCGGGTGCGGCAGGCCATCGCGTACGGCGTCGATCCCGAGGCGATCAACCAGCGCGCGAATGCCGGACTCGGAACGGCGAGTTCGGAACTCGTTCCGGAAGGTTCGCGGTGGTACAGCGGTGCGGAAGGAATCCGGTTCGACCCGGATCGGGCCCGGCAGCTTCTCGATGCAGCGAAGGCGGACGGTTTCGACGGACACATCTCGTATCTGACGACCCACGATCCCAGCCAGCAGGCTACGGCGCTCACCGTGCAGGCTTCGCTCCAGTCGATCGGTTTCGAGGTCACCGTCGACTATGCGACGGACACCACCGATCTGGTTCGGAAGGTGTACCGGGACCACGACTTCGACCTCACCAGAGGCGGCGCGCCGATCGCCGAAGAGGCGCCCTTCCTCAACCTCTACGGCAGCATGGGCAGCGACTCCCGCAACAACGCCACCGGATTCGCCGACCCCGAGATGGACCGTCTGCTGCTCGCAGTGCAGACGGCGCCGACCGACGACGACAAGCGGGACGCGATCGGCGACGTCCAGCGGTACGCGAACGAGACCGTGCCCTACGTCCTCTGGGGGCCGGCGTCGTCCCTGATCGCGTGGGAACCGGCGGTGCACGGCGTCGAACGCACCGTCACCGACATCATGCTGTTCGACACGGCGTGGAAGTCCGGGACATGAGGAACCGGGGGTGGGCGATTCGGCACCCTGGGGTGCCTGGTGACGGTCGCGGATGGACGCCACTGTTGTAGGTGCCCACCCGGACCATCCCGCACAGAAGGACCACTCAGATGATCTCTCGCACCGTAAAGACGCTCGCCGCTTCACTTCTCGTCGCCGGCGGTGTACTCGGCGCCCAGGCCGCCGTGGCCCACGCCGAGATCCGCACCGCCCCCGACGGCACCCAGACGACCGTGTGCGTCTACGACGGCAAGGACTACAGCGTCGGCAGCAAGGTCTACCACCCGGACGGCACCTACCAGACCTGCAAGAGCGACGGCACGTGGCAGCGCATCAAGCCGAACACCGGCAACGACATGCGGCCCGTCGCTCCCGCCCCGCCGCGTGCGGCGATGTAGGGGCGCGACACCCCGGAACGCGAAGCGGCCCACCACAGAACTGTGGTGGGCCGCTTCGCGGATACCGCGCCTAGACCGGCAGCTTGCGGAAGATCGCGCGCGGCACGTGCCGCAGCACCATCATCACGAAGCGGAACGGGCCGGGCGCCCAGACGATTTCCTTGCCCTTGTCGGATGCGGCCACCGCGAGCTCGGCGACGTCCTCCTTGTTCACCGTCAACGGTGCTTCCTTGACGTGGGCGCTGAACTGGGTGCGCACCATGCCCGGACGCACGACGGTGACCTTGGGGCCGAACGGGGCCAGCGCCTCGCCGAGTCCGAGGTAGAAGCCGTCGAGCCCGGCCTTGGTGGAGCCGTAGACGAAGTTGGCGCGCTTGACACGCTCGCCGGCCACCGACGACATCGCGATGATGCGGCCGAAGCCCTGCGCCTTCATCTTCTCGCCGACGAGCACGCCGACCGAGACGGACGCGGTGTAGTTGACGTTCGCGACCAGCACGGCCTTGCGCTGGTTCTGCCACAGTTCCTCGGCGTCGCCGTCGAGTGCGAACGCGACGATCGCGACGTCGACGTCACCCTTCGACCACGCCGCGTCGACGACCTTGGGATGCGACTCGGTGTCGAGGGCGTCGAAGTCGACGACCTCGACCTCGGTGGCGCCCGCCGCCTTCATCTGGGCGACGGCGGCGTCACGCAGCGGATCGTTCGGCAGCGCAGCGAGAATCACGCGCAGCGGCGTCTTCTTCAGGTACTGCTCGCAGATCGCCAGGCCGATCTCGGAGGTGCCGCCGAGCAGCAGCAGGGTCTGGGGGTTGCCCACAGCGTTGATCATCAGTGAAGTTCCAACCTTCTGGACATGTCGGAGGCGAAAACGCCCGTGGGGTCGACGGATCGACGGACCTTGATCCAGTCGTCGATGCGCGGGTACATGGCGTGGAACGTCTCGGCGGTGGTCCGCGAATCCTTCGCGGTGTACAGGCGGCCGCCGAACTCGAGCACCCGCTTGTCGAGTTCGGTGACGAACTCGTTCAGTCCCGGCTTGATCCGGAAGTCGACGCAGATGTTCCAGCCGGCCATCGGGAAGCTCAGCGGCGCCTTGTTGCCCTCACCGAACAGCTTGAACACGTTGAGGAACGAGTGGTGCCCCGACGACTGGATGTCGCGGATGATCTGCTTGAACTCGCCCACCGCCTCCGGCGGCACCACGAACTGGTACTGCAGGAATCCGTTGGATCCGTAGGCGCGGTTCCACTCGCCGAACATGTCGAGCGGGTGGTAGAACTGCGTCAGATTCTGGGCCTTGCCGCGGTAGGTGCCGGACTTGCGGAACCACACCTCGCCGATCGCCGAGAAGTTGAACTTGTTGGCCAGGCCGTTCGGGAAGATGTCCGGCAACGTCAACAGCGTCGGCGCGTCGAACTTCAGCGGATCCTTCTGCAGCTTCTTCGGCAACTGGTCCAGCTTCGCGAGGCTGCCGCGGGAGATCGCGGCACGGCCCAGCTTGGGTTCGGGTGCGATCGCGTCGAACCAGGCGCTCGAGTAGTCGTAGTTGTTCTCGCTGCCGTCGCTGTGCAGTGCGATCGTGTCGTCGAGGGTGTGGGTGACGTCGCCGTCCGCGATGAAGTACGCGGTCTCCGTCGGCGTCATCTCGATCGTGGCCTCGAGGATGATGCCGGTCAGGCCCATGCCGCCGACCGTCGCCCAGAACAGCTTCGAGTTGCGTCCGGCCGGGGTGAGCGTGCGGATCTGCCCGTCCGCGGTGAGCAGCTTCATCGAGCGCACATGGTTGCCGAAGCTGCCCGCGCTGTGATGGTTCTTGCCGTGGATGTCGGA from Prescottella sp. R16 includes these protein-coding regions:
- a CDS encoding DUF1214 domain-containing protein gives rise to the protein MNATWEKFCTDLLDVGNILSDPIVPQDPLTQAEGARYLSRLLRYSTINCVEYTDPRWPQFTSAPNPNMMTKIGADNPDNIYMRANISGKYTYRITGTRGTIPLITFGSRVNRYHIDGTMLQTGDLHIHDLEIDQHGRFEFIASADKPADGTAWLPLDPESNLISVRQTYADRRNEVPGELSIECLNPDGDFVPLTEEELGERFDRAIGMLKGSAETFLEWSREFMPQANEIFDRGQEQFQKAGGDPTIFYFHGYWKLAEDEAWVIETEVPNCEYYNFVLQNFWVESLDYNRSNIYINNHTAKLNDDGTLTIVVAAKDPGYGNWISTDGHAEGTWAMRWIKADSHPIPTAKVVKI
- the cysD gene encoding sulfate adenylyltransferase subunit CysD; its protein translation is MTRALTHLERLEAESIHIMREAVAGSENPVMLYSVGKDSAVMLHLARKAFYPSRLPFPLLHVDTTWKFRDMYKLRDESAAAGDFDLLVYRNPECVEKGINPFTHGSSTHTDMWKTEGLKQALDLYKFDAAFGGARRDEEKSRAKERVFSVRSAEHRWDPKQQRPELWRMYNVRRSPGETLRVFPLSNWTELDVWEYIRQEDIPIVPLYFAAKRPVVERDGTLIMVDDDRMPLRPGEIPEMRSVRFRTLGCYPLTGAVESTATTLTDVIQEMLLTTTSERQGRVIDHDSSASMEKKKQEGYF
- a CDS encoding alpha/beta fold hydrolase, with the translated sequence MSDEQQPQWFRDALAAPVETGIVTVEGAGIAYRAWGTSGRPGLVLVHGGAAHSRWWDHIGPQLAAGRRVVALDLSGHGDSDVREHYSLETWAAEIVAVASASGIEGLPVVVGHSMGGIVAFVAAHLYGDRLAGVQIVDSPIRQRTPEEDAARRKAAFGPKKVYPARAEALARFRFVPPQEAAVPCVREHVAETSLAAVDGGWSWKFDPAMFTRTGGDTLEVARPRCPIAYFRAQHGIVSDELMAQMRERFGPSAIVTEIPDAGHHTMIDRPLALVTGIRTVLAAWATVP
- a CDS encoding sulfotransferase, with amino-acid sequence MTQDYDGIGSIEDLHAQACEETGLDGFGGDEHLEGLRVLLASFANEADLTPQGRVIARKMIVSALRGRLISEAAFARHPGHVDVAIERPIFMCGLTRTGTTALHRLLSADPANQGVEMWLAEAPQPRPARETWSENPDFLRCDAFYRARQANESDLMKVHFMGAEEVEECWRLLQQTMLSTSFDTIAYVPSYTEWLAKQDWTDTYARYKKNLQLIGMNDRDRRWVLKSPSHVFAIDDILKVFPDALFVRTFRDPHTSMASTFSLAEQGGHGMSKAFDRKTIGRTQLDLWARGNANFQEARARHNPEQFIDIDYRDFVADPIGTAENVYTQFAMPFSDEARRAIADAHEASLADHRRPSHKYSLEDFGITAAEVDAKFATV
- a CDS encoding SDR family oxidoreductase; translation: MTLGLQAPQEMPALLDGKVVVVSGVGTGLGRSVAVRGALAGARIVLAARTESRLTEVAEEIRELGGIAVSVPTDLTDDASVTNLVDTALAEFGAVDAVVHNAFVQPPHERLLDADFDTVRQGLDINLLAALNLTRKLVPALEKSQGSVVMINSMVLRNQLPNFGAYRVQKSGLLALARSLSVEMGPMGVRVNSVAPGYIWAERVQRMVEKQADQRGVEPAEVYAEIAAGTDLRRLPEPDDIANAVLFLASDLARAITGQCLDVNCGQAHH
- a CDS encoding nuclear transport factor 2 family protein — its product is MPTRDEICSVIDSYVKHLGNHDVDELVALFAADAVQHEPLGVRTYRGIDEIREFDIANAKVAFTVSRHSPIVVSGRYAAMQLRVQREGMPDFLASDLFEFDDTGKIVSLSVVLDPEAQV
- a CDS encoding 3'(2'),5'-bisphosphate nucleotidase CysQ, with protein sequence MTARAVTPITSDPAFRTEVDARSAVEIATEAGKLLLGLRERPTVPGVEAAEIRSAGDRLSHEFIAGALQERFPHDAVLSEEGADDRTRLGADRVWIVDPLDGTREFGEPDRVDWAVHVALVERGVLTVGAVAMPATGVTYSTLDGPVDLPPLRDVPRVVVSRTRRPEPVTALATALDAELVEMGSAGAKAMAVVRGDVDIYAHAGGQYEWDSAAPVAVAHAAGLHVSRIDGSELVYNQENPWLPDLLICRPEWAGRALEVLAR
- the cysN gene encoding sulfate adenylyltransferase subunit CysN, with the translated sequence MAHASNLVADDIEQYLERHATKSMLRFITCGSVDDGKSTLIGRLLYESKLVFEDQLSALESDSKKVGTQGEGLDFALLVDGLAAEREQGITIDVAYRYFTTERRKFVVADTPGHEQYTRNMVTGASTADLAVILVDARKGVLTQTRRHSYLVSLLGIRHVVLAVNKLDLVDYSQEVFERIAGEYAEFAAEIGLEHVVPIPMSAYVGDNLTERSPNTPWYTGPTLIDHLETVEIEDAVQTAPFRMPVQWVNRPDLDFRGFSGQIVSGVVRPGDRVRALPSGRESTVQRIVTMDGDLDEAVAGRSVTITLADEIDVSRGDVLAGADALPGVADQFEAQLVWMGEHDMLPERPYMCQIGTMTVQARITRPKYKVNVNTLDQTATNTLALNEIGVCNISFDRPVPFDPYADNRDTGGFVLIDRLTNATVGAGMIVHSLRRSDNIHWQSVDVNAEARSLLKGHRPQILWFTGLSGSGKSTVANALERRLYALGCHTYLLDGDNVRHGLGRDLGFTEADRVENIRRVTEVARLMADAGLIVLASFISPFRAEREAARELIGSDRFCEVFVDTPIEVAEERDPKGLYRKARRGELANFTGVDSPYEVPTSPDVRIDTTDLTAEQAVDRLVEVLRERGVIS
- a CDS encoding TetR/AcrR family transcriptional regulator: MSESRGGSIYGDAEARRRRTLDAAAALLDEGGYSALTIRSVAQRAGTSTGLIYQYFADKQDIFMALLEESIAESTRAVDALPRDRGVAALIAAIIDESARRWGRLGRMSQIWRDAEQTADTERESLRAVHDSGNRYDEAVLEAVTEAAVKEGRVLREEAAVLPFLLSGMQGVAASIVNDWAPYLDSDEFTQFSAAALTRAITLTEPSP